In the Sediminibacter sp. Hel_I_10 genome, one interval contains:
- a CDS encoding inorganic diphosphatase, translating into MTKKVQLTFDVLIEIPKGSRNKYEYDFDLHKIRFDRMLFSSMMYPGDYGFIPETLALDKDPLDVLVLGAEPTYPMVVMEVRPIGVFHMTDEKGPDEKIICVPVSDPIWSNNHDISDLNPHRLKEIEHFFQVYKDLEKKKVDVGGWGNAEEAVEIYDECVARYNNSEHKKNNSFKI; encoded by the coding sequence ATGACAAAGAAAGTACAATTGACCTTTGATGTATTGATTGAGATACCTAAAGGAAGCAGAAATAAATATGAGTATGATTTTGATCTGCACAAAATACGTTTTGACCGCATGTTATTTTCATCAATGATGTATCCTGGTGATTATGGATTTATTCCAGAAACCTTAGCTTTAGATAAAGACCCATTAGACGTTTTAGTCTTGGGGGCAGAACCAACTTACCCAATGGTGGTTATGGAAGTAAGGCCAATTGGTGTGTTTCATATGACCGATGAAAAAGGACCAGATGAAAAAATCATTTGTGTACCAGTTTCAGATCCTATCTGGAGCAATAACCATGATATCTCAGATCTTAATCCACATCGCTTAAAAGAGATTGAGCACTTTTTTCAAGTCTATAAAGATTTAGAAAAAAAGAAAGTTGATGTTGGTGGCTGGGGAAATGCTGAGGAAGCTGTGGAGATTTACGACGAATGTGTAGCGCGTTACAACAATAGCGAACACAAGAAAAACAACAGTTTTAAGATCTAA
- a CDS encoding sodium-translocating pyrophosphatase, whose protein sequence is MESLMIYMPIAMAVLGLIYMIIKQSWVMKQHAGDGKMKEISEHIYEGALAFLNAEYKLLAIFVVIVSVLLAIVSFVVPTTHILIVVAFIFGAFFSAFAGNIGMKIATKTNVRTTQAARTSLPQALKISFGGGTVMGLGVAGLAVLGLTAFFIGFFYFFMDSTWTNTMDMTVVLETLAGFSLGAESIALFARVGGGIYTKAADVGADLVGKVEAGIPEDDPRNPATIADNVGDNVGDVAGMGADLFGSYVATVLAAMVLGNYVIKDMGGDITEFGFGGIGPILLPMAIAGVGIIISVIGTMLVKIKNNDAKEAQVMGALNIGNWTSIVLVAVSCFALCKWMLPETMQMDFFGKANLVEISSMRVFYATLVGLVVGGLISSITEYYTGLGKKPILAIVQKSSTGAGTNIIAGLATGMISTFPSVLLFAGAIWASYAFAGFYGVALAASAMMATTAMQLAIDAFGPISDNAGGIAEMSEQDPIVRERTDILDSVGNTTAATGKGFAIASAALTSLALFAAYVTFTGIDGINIFKAPVLAMLFVGGMIPVVFSALAMNAVGKAAMEMVYEVRRQFKEIPGIMEGTGKPQYDKCVEISTKASLKEMMLPGLLTIGFPLVITFLPMVFGMDHQEIAEMLGGYMAGVTVSGVLWAIFQNNAGGAWDNAKKSFEAGVMINGEMTYKGSDAHKAAVTGDTVGDPFKDTSGPSMNILIKLTCLIGLVIAPILGGHATEEGMALENSEVEVIREISIETGKNGDMAEVATAKVTTTKIENDKKVVVEKRFEGTLEEVTEQSRTYARAEKQKK, encoded by the coding sequence ATGGAATCATTAATGATTTATATGCCAATCGCAATGGCAGTCTTAGGGCTGATTTACATGATCATCAAACAATCATGGGTCATGAAACAACATGCTGGAGATGGTAAAATGAAAGAAATTTCAGAACACATTTATGAAGGCGCTCTGGCGTTTCTCAATGCAGAATATAAGCTTCTTGCTATTTTTGTGGTGATTGTAAGTGTGTTATTGGCTATTGTATCTTTTGTAGTTCCAACCACACATATATTAATTGTGGTAGCATTTATATTCGGCGCATTTTTCTCTGCTTTTGCAGGTAATATCGGAATGAAAATCGCTACTAAAACCAATGTTCGTACCACACAGGCGGCGCGTACGAGTTTGCCTCAAGCTTTAAAAATTTCGTTTGGTGGCGGTACCGTCATGGGGCTTGGCGTTGCAGGTTTAGCAGTTTTGGGCTTAACAGCCTTTTTTATTGGGTTCTTTTACTTTTTTATGGATAGTACTTGGACCAATACCATGGATATGACGGTTGTTCTAGAAACACTTGCAGGATTCTCTCTGGGTGCAGAAAGTATTGCACTTTTTGCTAGAGTTGGTGGTGGTATTTATACCAAAGCCGCCGATGTTGGTGCAGATTTGGTAGGTAAAGTAGAAGCAGGTATTCCTGAAGATGATCCTCGTAACCCTGCAACTATTGCAGATAACGTGGGTGATAACGTAGGAGATGTTGCTGGTATGGGTGCCGATCTTTTTGGATCTTATGTTGCTACCGTTTTGGCTGCAATGGTACTAGGTAATTATGTAATTAAAGATATGGGAGGAGATATTACCGAATTTGGATTTGGGGGTATTGGTCCAATTTTACTACCAATGGCCATTGCTGGCGTCGGAATTATTATTTCGGTTATTGGCACCATGTTGGTAAAAATAAAAAATAACGATGCGAAAGAAGCCCAAGTGATGGGTGCTTTAAATATTGGTAACTGGACATCTATCGTGTTAGTTGCAGTGTCTTGTTTCGCCTTATGTAAGTGGATGTTACCAGAAACCATGCAAATGGATTTCTTCGGAAAAGCGAACCTAGTTGAAATTTCTTCAATGCGTGTATTTTATGCTACACTGGTAGGTCTGGTAGTTGGCGGATTGATTTCCTCTATTACAGAATATTATACAGGTTTAGGTAAAAAACCAATTTTAGCAATCGTCCAAAAATCAAGTACAGGCGCAGGAACAAATATTATTGCTGGTTTGGCAACAGGTATGATTTCTACGTTTCCATCGGTCTTATTATTTGCGGGTGCTATTTGGGCATCTTACGCGTTTGCAGGCTTCTATGGGGTAGCATTAGCAGCTTCGGCAATGATGGCAACTACAGCAATGCAATTGGCTATTGATGCTTTTGGTCCTATTTCAGATAACGCAGGAGGTATTGCAGAAATGAGCGAGCAAGATCCCATTGTTAGAGAGCGTACCGATATTTTAGATTCAGTAGGTAATACAACAGCGGCTACCGGAAAAGGCTTTGCAATTGCTTCTGCAGCCTTAACCTCTTTAGCTTTATTTGCAGCTTACGTCACCTTTACAGGGATTGATGGGATTAACATCTTTAAGGCACCTGTGTTGGCAATGCTTTTTGTGGGAGGTATGATTCCAGTTGTGTTTTCAGCTTTGGCAATGAATGCCGTTGGTAAAGCAGCGATGGAAATGGTGTATGAAGTACGTCGCCAGTTCAAAGAAATCCCGGGAATTATGGAAGGTACAGGAAAACCGCAATACGATAAATGTGTTGAAATTTCAACTAAGGCTTCTTTGAAGGAAATGATGTTACCGGGACTATTGACCATTGGTTTCCCTTTAGTGATTACGTTTCTTCCAATGGTATTTGGTATGGATCATCAAGAAATTGCTGAAATGTTAGGCGGCTATATGGCAGGTGTTACGGTAAGTGGTGTGCTTTGGGCTATTTTTCAGAATAACGCTGGAGGTGCCTGGGATAATGCTAAAAAATCCTTTGAAGCTGGGGTGATGATCAATGGCGAAATGACCTATAAAGGATCAGATGCCCATAAAGCTGCGGTTACTGGAGATACGGTTGGAGATCCATTTAAAGATACATCAGGCCCATCAATGAATATTTTAATTAAATTGACCTGTTTAATTGGTTTGGTCATTGCTCCAATATTGGGCGGTCATGCTACAGAAGAAGGGATGGCTCTTGAAAATAGCGAGGTAGAAGTGATTAGGGAAATTTCAATAGAGACTGGTAAAAATGGCGATATGGCAGAAGTGGCTACTGCAAAAGTCACCACTACCAAAATCGAGAATGATAAAAAGGTTGTTGTAGAAAAGCGATTTGAAGGAACTTTAGAAGAAGTGACTGAACAGTCTAGAACTTACGCGAGAGCAGAAAAGCAAAAAAAATAA